The following proteins are encoded in a genomic region of Drosophila bipectinata strain 14024-0381.07 chromosome XL, DbipHiC1v2, whole genome shotgun sequence:
- the LOC138925760 gene encoding uncharacterized protein: MPLEARITNNSQASSSNSNNSNNPGHKRLRRLTQFMELLPLNVASNSKNMETTQGHIQHQETASATVTGTGTGSGSGCATATTASLYGSQLEVNSASVSDNLNRSASFQSEEILLDIFTGEELPRDAAQEPHRAGPATHNSSATAFVMNATSTSTSFIPHCWAKNFNCIFLGSAFSCLTSDNGFASGQDTQLKLLLELR; encoded by the exons ATGCCTCTGGAGGCAAGGATAACCAA CAACAGTcaagccagcagcagcaacagcaacaatagcaacaatcCTGGCCACAAACGATTGCGGCGTCTCACCCAGTTCATGGAGCTATTGCCCCTTAACGTGGCCAGTAACAGTAAAAATATGGAGACCACACAAGGACACATCCAACACCAAGAAACAGCATCAGCAACAGTAACAGGAACCGGAACTGGAAGTGGAAGTGGATGTGCTactgcaacaacagcatcGCTTTACGGCTCACAGCTGGAGGTGAACTCGGCATCTGTCAGCGACAATCTCAATCGTTCGGCCAGCTTCCAGAGCGAGGAGATCCTTTTGGACATTTTCACCGGCGAGGAGTTGCCCAGGGATGCGGCCCAGGAGCCGCACAG AGCAGGTCCAGCCACTCATAACTCATCGGCAACTGCATTCGTCATGAACGCCACGTCCACCTCCACGTCCTTTATTCCGCACTGTTGGGCCAAGAATTTTAATTGCATATTTCTGGGGTCCGCATTTAGTTGCCTAACCAGTGACAACGGCTTTGCCAGTGGACAGGACACGCAGCTAAAGCTCTTGCTGGAGCTGCGGTAG